The window ACCGACGCTGCCTTAGGTTTCGCGCTTTCCCGCGCGCCCCTATCCCCGACGGTCATGTCGCATCGCGACTTCCTCGCCATTCCGGACTTCACCACGGCCGAGCTGCACGCGCTCTTTGCCCTGGCGGATCGGATGCGCGCTGGCGCCTACGATCGGCGCCCGCTCGCGGGCAAGTCGCTCGCCATGATCTTCATGAAGGCGTCCACCCGGACCCGCGTGTCGTTCGAGGTCGGCACCTGGCAGCTCGGTGGGCATGCCCTCTTCCTCTCCCCCAAGGACGTTCAGCTGGGACGGGGAGAGCCCATCGCCGATACCGCGCGCGTCCTCTCGCGGTACGTCGATGGGATCATGATCCGCACCTACAAGCACACCGAGGTGCAGGAACTTGCCGAGCATGCGAGCATCCCGGTGATCAATGGGCTGACCGACCTCCTGCATCCCTGCCAGATCCTCGCCGACGTGCTCACCATGCGTCAGCACCTCGGTCCCGAGTTGCGTGACAAGGTCGTGGCCTGGGTCGGCGACGGGAACAACATGGCGAACTCGTGGGTGAACGCCGCCTGGCGCCTCGGCTTCGAACTGCGCCTGGCCTGCCCGGCGGGGTACGAACCAAACGGGGAACTGCTG is drawn from Gemmatimonadota bacterium and contains these coding sequences:
- the argF gene encoding ornithine carbamoyltransferase yields the protein MSHRDFLAIPDFTTAELHALFALADRMRAGAYDRRPLAGKSLAMIFMKASTRTRVSFEVGTWQLGGHALFLSPKDVQLGRGEPIADTARVLSRYVDGIMIRTYKHTEVQELAEHASIPVINGLTDLLHPCQILADVLTMRQHLGPELRDKVVAWVGDGNNMANSWVNAAWRLGFELRLACPAGYEPNGELLARAREGARVTVVRDPAEAVAGAHVVNTDVWASMGQEAEQDERQRVFANYIVDAGLMSRARPDAIFMHCLPAHRGEEVSADVIDGPQSRVWDEAENRLHIQKAIMAVLIGGESL